CGAGCAAATCACTTTGCCCTTCACCGTGCCGTCGACCCGGAGGGCGCCCTTGACATCCACCGTTCCGGTGATCACTGTGTCTTTGCCGATTAAGGTGTTCATGAGTCCTTCCGCTTCACTGTCGTTTCTCTTGATCATAGGGATTTTCCAGAGGATTTATGGGTTCATCGTTTATACGGACTTCATAATGCAAATGCGGGGCGGTCGAAATGCCCGTGTTCCCCGAGAGCCCGATCCGGCTCCCGGCCGGGACCTCCTCGCCGGCCCGCGCGAGAATCCTGTCCAGGTGGCCGTACACGCTCACCACCGTGTCGTTGTGGCGCAGCACGATCATGTTGCCGTACGTGGAATCGACATCGGCGAAAATCACCAGCCCGGCCGCCGTCGCCAGCACCGGCGTGCCGACCGGACAGGCAATGTCGACTCCCGAGTGGTAGCGGGCATCGTTCTTGACCTCGAAATTCTGCGTGATGAATCCGCGGATCGGCAGTCCGGCCGGCATCGTGAAATCGGTGGCGGGACGGTTGATGGCCGCCGCCGGCGCCTCATCGATCGCCGCAAACAGCTCCGAGTCGCTCGGAATCTCCGGGAACTGGTAGTCGATCCCGGCCAGCGAGGTCAGCCGTGCGACCACCTGCCGCATCTCCGCGATGTTATCCTCGAGTATGCGCACCTTGTACTGGTATTTCAGCAGTTGTTCGTTTTCCTCTTTCAGTCTATCGGTCATGGTCGCCCGAACCATTATCTTCGAATAGGTGGCGAAGAAAATTATTATCGCCAGCAGCGCCATCGTGAGCGCCACCCCGCCCGCCTGCACCACCCAGGTGCGCACCCGGAACCCGCGCTGCGGCCGGTTTCCGTCGGGAACAAACAGCACCGTGATATACCGCGACTGCGCCATGATCACGACAGTTTGGCGAGCAGTTCGAGAATCCGGGTGAGGTCGTCCACGCCGTAGTATTCGATCTCGATGCGGCCGCGCTTCGGGCCGTGGTGGATATGCACCGCGGTTCCCAGCGTCTGCTTAAGGAAAGTCTCGGCCTCGGCCATGGCCGGGGGCAGGCGCCGTCCGGCGGGGCGGCCTTTCGCCCGCGCGGGCCGGCGTGTTTCCTCCTCGACCGCCCGCACCGTGAGCGACTGCTCGGCGATCCGCTCGGCCATCTCGATCTGTCCCTGCTCGTCCTCAATCTGCAGGATCGCGCGCGCGTGTCCCTCGGTGATCCGCCCGGCGCGGATCATCTGCCGCACCGGTTCCGGCAGCGTGAGCAGCCGCAGCGCATTGGCCACCGCCGCCCGGCTCTTGCCGATCGCATCGGCCAGCGCCTGCTGCGTGTATCCTCCCCGCTCCATGAGCGTCCGGTAGGCCTCGGCCGCTTCCATCGGGTTGAGATCTTCGCGCTGGAGGTTTT
This genomic stretch from Candidatus Zixiibacteriota bacterium harbors:
- a CDS encoding M23 family metallopeptidase, with the translated sequence MAQSRYITVLFVPDGNRPQRGFRVRTWVVQAGGVALTMALLAIIIFFATYSKIMVRATMTDRLKEENEQLLKYQYKVRILEDNIAEMRQVVARLTSLAGIDYQFPEIPSDSELFAAIDEAPAAAINRPATDFTMPAGLPIRGFITQNFEVKNDARYHSGVDIACPVGTPVLATAAGLVIFADVDSTYGNMIVLRHNDTVVSVYGHLDRILARAGEEVPAGSRIGLSGNTGISTAPHLHYEVRINDEPINPLENPYDQEKRQ
- a CDS encoding ParB/RepB/Spo0J family partition protein, whose amino-acid sequence is MRQVAVDLIAPNPLQPRREFDEAGLLELAESLERNGMMQPLVVRQDGSTYTIIAGERRYRAARLAGLSQVPVIVRDESDDARMLELALAENLQREDLNPMEAAEAYRTLMERGGYTQQALADAIGKSRAAVANALRLLTLPEPVRQMIRAGRITEGHARAILQIEDEQGQIEMAERIAEQSLTVRAVEEETRRPARAKGRPAGRRLPPAMAEAETFLKQTLGTAVHIHHGPKRGRIEIEYYGVDDLTRILELLAKLS